The sequence CGCGCCGATCATCTTCCGCGCGGTCCCGATGCCCAACGACCCGGTGCGCGTCGGCAAGTACGGCACCACCGCCGAGATGGGCGCGATCATCGTGGTCGCCGAGGCGCACGACGTGGTCATCGAGGGCTTCGACGTGTACGGGGAGAGCCGCGCGGACGGCGTCGCCGTGATCGACTCCAGCCGGATCAGCCTCGACCAGCTCACCGTCCACGGCGCGTCCGACGGCGCGACCGGGGTGAACGTGAGTGGCGTCTCCGACGACGTGCGGATCACCCGCAGCATCATCAGCAACGGCGGCGGCGCCACCGTCGACCTCGACCCCGGCGCGACGAACGTCACCGTCGCCGGCAACCAGCTCCTCGGGCACGGCCTGCTGGCCACCATGTCGCCCGGCGTCACCGTCACCGGCAACACGGTGGTCACGAACTGCCGGGTGGGCATCGACCTGTACGCCGGCTCCACCGGCGCCTCGGTCCGCAACAACATCGTCCAGACCTCATCGTCGCGCCAGACCTGCCCCGAGCCGTCCTGGGCCCCGGGCATCCGGGTCGACGCGAGTTCCGAGCGGGACACGACCGCCGACCACAACCTCGTCGACCCGGCCAGCGGCGGCCCGCTCTACACCTGGCACGGCGACGAGCACGCGACGCTCGCGTCGTTCACCGCGGCGACCGGGCAGGGCGGTCACGACGTCGCCGCCGACCCGCTCCTCACCAAGGTGCAGGGGTCCTGGGCCGGGTGGTACCGGACGAAGACCGGCTCGCCGGCTCGCGACTCCGCCGACGCCGGCGCGCGGGGCGCCCTGGACAGCGACCTGCTCGACAACGCGTACGCCGACGACCCGGGCGTCACGAACACCGGCACCGGCAGCGGCTACCGTGACCGGGGCGCCGTTGAGGCGCAGGGCACCCAGGTGACGCAGCCGCAGTACCTCCGTCGCAAGCCCGGTGGCGGCCCCATGGACGTGGTTGCCGGCGGGAGTCTGCGCACCTCGTGGACGGTCGAACGGGAGCGGGCGAAGTACGCCTACCAGTTCTACGGCGACCGCTACTGGCATGTGACCGACGCCAGTTCGCTGGAGCGCACCGTCCGGCGGGCCGGCCGAATCTGCGTCCAGGTGCTCGGCACCACGTCGAACTTCCGGATCGCCAACTCCTATGCCGCGAGCCCCTGCACGGTCGTCGGTGCCCGGTTCACCCCGGTCACCCCGACCCGGCTGCTGGACACCCGGTCGGGCCTCGGCACCACCTCCACGAAGCCGCTGGGGCAGAACGGCACCCTCCTTCTGCCCGTGAGCAGCGTCGCCGGGGTGTCGGGCGAGGACATCACCGCGCTGGTGCTCAACGTCACGGTGACCCAGCCCACCGACCCGGGATTCATCACCGTCTACCCCTACGGCGGACTGCCGAACGCCTCCAACGTGAACTTCGTGGCCGGGGAGACGGTGCCGAACCAGGTCACCGTGCCGGTGACGAACGGATACATCGCCTTCACCCACACCGGTGTGGGCGAGGTGCACCTGGTGGCGGACCTGCAGGGCTTCTACACCGGCTCCGGTTCGGGCTTCGCCCCGACGGCGCCCGTGCGGATGCTCGACACCCGGCAGGGTACGGCCGGCCCGATCGCGGCCAACACCACCCGCACCCTGGACCTGTCGGCCAAGGTGCCGGCCGGGGCGACGGCCGCCGTCCTGAACGTGACCGTCACGAAGCCGACCGCGAACGGGGTGCTCAAGCTCTTCCCGTACGGCACGGCGGTGCCGGTGGCGTCGAACCTCAACTTCGTCACCGGACAGACCATCCCCAACCTGGTGACGGTGCCGGTGGTCGACGGCAAGGTGAGCATCCGCAACGCCAGCTCCGGCACCACCCACGTGGTGGCCGACCTGGCTGGCTGGTTCAGCCCGGCCGCCACCCAGACGTTCGTGCCGATCGCCCCCACGCGGCTGCTGGACACCCGCGACAGTGGCTTCCCGCTCGGCGCATGGAGCAGCATCGGGGTCGAGCCCGCCGTGGCGGAGAAGACCTGCACGCCGGCCTGCCCGGCGCCGACCGCGCTGGTGGGGAACCTGACCGTCACCCGGCCGACGGCGGCGGGTGTGCTCATCGCGTACCCGGGCGGGCAGCAGCGGCCGACCGCCTCGAACGTCAACTTCGTCGCTGGCGAGACCGCGTCGAACGCCGCCGTGGTGGCGACGGGCTGGGGCGTCGACGTGTGGAACAGCAGTCCGGGGACGACCCACGTGATCGTGGACCAGTCCGGGTACTTCATCGGCCCGGCGTCCTGACCGGACCCGACATCCGGCGCCGGCCACCCGTCCACGCGGCGGGTGGCCGGTGCCGTCTCCGGTCACGCCCGTCCGACGGGCTTACCAGACCGGTCGATGCCCCGGTACGCTGCCGCGGCACACATTCGACACGTCACGGGGCAGTTGATGAGAAAACGTGGACTGGCGCAGCTTGCGCTCATACCGGTGGTCGCGAGCCTCGGCCTGATCGGGCCGGCGTCGCCCGCGACGGCCGTCACCCAGGCGTCCGCGTCGGCTGGCGAGGTGTACGTCAACAACAAGGACTGCACGCCGGACGCCGACGGCAGCACGGAGAAGCCGTACTGCACCATCGGTGCCGCGGCCGCCGTGGCGCAGCCGGGCCAGACGGTCCTGGTGCAGCCGGGCGACTACCGGGAGACGGTGACCTTCGACCGGTCCGGCACCGTGGACGCGCCGATCACCTACCGGGCCGTGAACAGCCCCGACGGCGAGGTTCGTGTCGGCTACCACTACACCCTCACCGACACGATCTTCCGCCTGGTCGGCGTGCACGACGTCGTCCTGGAGGGCTTCCTCACCAGCACCGGGGGCAGCAGCAGCACCGTCGTGGTCGACCGCTCCGCCCGGATCACTCTGGACGGGCTGGGGGTCTTCAACCCGTTCGAGGCCCCGGCGCTGGTCCGGCTCACCGGCGGGTCCAGCGACGTCACGGTGCGCCGGTCCTGGCTGCGCGGCCTCGGCGGCGCGGCGGGCGTGGCGGTCGAGCCGGGGGTGACGGGGACGGTGCTCACCGGCAACGCCTTGGAGGACGCCCGGATCGACGTCACCGACGCGCCGGGCACGGTGGTCACCGGAAACACCGTCGTCACGGAGTGCGACGTGGCGATCCAGGTGGCCGGCGTCTCGCCGGGCGTCCGGCTGCACAACAACGTCGTCCAGACCGCGGGCGGCCCCGAGTACGACCCGCAGCCCTGCGACGCCCCGTCGCGGGCCACCGCGATCTCCGTCTCGCCGGAGTCGTCCGCCGGGTCGACGTCCGACCACAACCTGATCGGCTCCCGCAGCGGCGGTGTGCCGTACCGGTGGGGCGGCACCACCCACGAGACCCTCGACGCGTTCCGGGCCGCCACCGGGCAGGGCGGGCACGACATCCTCGACCCGGTGCTGCTCGACCGGCGCGGCCAGTCTCGCGGCTGGTGGGAGCTCGAGAGCGGCTCACCCGGCCTGGACAGCGCTGACGCTGACGCGCCCGGTGTGCTCCGGACCGACCTGCTGGGCAACCCGCACGCCAACCTGCCGCACGTGCCGAACACCGGCACCGGCAACGGGTACCACGACCGCGGCGCGGTGGAGTGGGTCGGGCAGGGCAAGGTCGGCGCGACCGGCTTCCGTCGGGTGCTCGGGGGCGGGTTCCTCGACACGGAGGCCACCGCCGTGCCGACGTACGAGTACCCGACGGACGGGCCGGGCGGCTCGGTGGCGTTCAAGTTCACCGGTGACCGGTACTGGCGGGTCGGGACCGCGGGGTCGCTGCGGCACACGTTCCGCCGGGCGGGCAGCGTCGTCATGAACGCCCGGGTCGACTTCATCGGCTTCCGCGCGGCCGACCTCAGCACGAAGTCGCGCGCCGGCAACGCCTCGGTGGGCCCGCTGTTCACCGTGGTCGGCTCGCTGTACCAGCCGGTCGCCCCGACCCGGGTGCTGGACACCCGGGCGGCGGTCGGCGTGGCCACCCGGACGCCGGTGCCCGGCAACTCGGAGGTCGTGCTCGCGATTCCCGGGATCGGCGGGGTGCCGGCGGCGGACATCACGGCGGTCGTGCTGAACGTCACCGCGACCCAGCCGACCAGCGCCGGGTTCCTGACCGTTTACCCGGACGGAGTCAAGCTGCCGGACGCCTCGAACGTCAACTTCGTGCCGAAGGAGACGGTGCCGAACCTGGTCACCGTGCCGATGTCCAACGGCAAGCTGCGCATCCGCAACACCGGCAGCGGCACCGTGCACGTCGTCGCCGACCTCCAGGGCTGGTACGGCGCCAAGGGCAGTGGTCTGCGGACCCTGGCGCCCACCCGGATGCTGGACACCCGCGCCGGCACCGCCGGGCCGTTCCCCGCCAACACCACCCGGCAGGTGGACCTCTCCGGCAAGCTGCCGGCCGGCGCGACGGCGGCGATCCTCAACGTCACGGTGACCAGGCCGACGGCGAACGGGGTGCTGAAGGTCTTCCCGGCGGGCTCGGCCGTGCCGGTGGCGTCGAACCTGAACTTCGTCACCGGGCAGACCATCCCCAACCTGGTGACCGTGCCCGTCGTCGCTGGAAAGGTCAGCATCCACAACGCCAGCTCGGGCACCACGCACGTGATCGCCGACCTGGCCGGCTACTACGGCTCCGCCGCCTCGGGCGCCGTCGACGGCTACGTGCCGCTGGACCCGTACCGGATCGTGGACACCCGGGCGAGCATCGGCCTCGACGGCCGGGGGTACGGCGGTCCGCTCCAGCCGTACGAGAAGGTCGGCTTCCTGCCCTGGTACGTCCAGACGGCGTGCCCGGCGACGTGTGCCACGCCCACCGCGGCCGTGTTCAACATGACCGCCACCCGGCCGAGCGCGCCGGGCGTCCTCACCGCGTACCCGCGTACCGGGGCCGCGTCGCCCACCGCCTCGAACGTCAACTTCGTCGCCGGTGAGACGGCCGCGAACATGGCGGTCGTCCGGGCGGGCACCGGCGGAGAGATCGCCGTTTACCACAACAGCAACGGTGGCACGGAGCTGATCGTGGACCAGGCGGGCTTCTTCATCGCCCCCCTGTCCTGACCTCCCCCGGAGCCGGCGACCCCCCGTGACCAGCGGGAAGTCGCCGGCTCCGGCATTTTCCGGTTCAGCCGTCCGGCGGTGGGTAGGGATTCTGGTGGACGAGAAAACGCTGCTCCCTCCCGCGTGGAGGGAGGTCGACCGGAACGAGGAGGATTGCCATGACCACCGTGGTCGAGAAGTCGATCGAAGTCGACGTCCCGGTCAGCACCGCCTACAACCAGTGGACGCAGTTCGAGGAGTTCCCCCGTTTCATGGGCGGCGTGCAGGAGGTGCGCCAGCTGGACGACCAGCGGATGCGCTGGGTCGCCCAGATCGCCGGCGTCAAGCGCGAGTGGGACGCCAGGGTCCTGGAGCAGGTGCCCGACCAGAAGGTCGCCTGGGCGGCGACCGAGGGCGCGACCAACGCCGGCGCGGTCTACTTCCAGCCGGTGGGCGCGGGCCGCACCATGGTCCGGCTGCACCTGGAGTACGAGCCGGAGGGGCTGGTCGAGAAGACCGGCGACAAGCTGAACATCGTCGAGAAGCAGGCCGAGTCCGACCTGGAGAAGTTCAAGAGCTTTATCGAGTCCCGGGGCGCCGAGACCGGCGCCTGGCGCGGCTCGGTCGGCGAGGGGCACGGCGTGGGCACGCCGGGCGTCGCGCACGCGGCGCCGTCCCAGGGTGACAGCGGCAAGGCCGGTGTCTCCGGCACCGCGGTCGCGGCCGGTGCCGCCGCCGCGGGTGCCGCTGCCGCCGCCGGGATCGCCGCCGCCAAGCACCGCACGGGCGACGACGAGGACCGGACGCGGACCACCACCAGCGAGACCGATCACCTGGTGACCGACGTCGAGGTCGTGCCCGACCCGGCCGCCACCACGTACCCCGGTGGCCCGGTCAGCGAGCCGAACCGCCCGCTCTGACGTACCCCCTGCGGGGCCCGGCGGACCGACCACCCGGTCGGACCGCCGGGCCCCGCGCCTGTGCCCCTTAACCAAAACCAGTGATCCATTTAACTATGGCGCTGCGCCCGGCGTCCTACGGTCGGACGGTCACATCCATGTGGGATACGGGGCCCAGGAGGATTCAATGGTCAGACGCCACATCGCACGGCTCGTCGTCGCGTTCACGGGGGTGATCGCCCTGCTGGTCGCGGTACCGACCGCCGCCGTCGCCGCACCCGGCAACGACGACTTCACCGCCGCCACGCGGGTGGGAAGCCTGCCGTACAGCATGACTCTCGACACCAGCGGCGCCACGTCGGACGGGACGGACCCGACCGGCTGCTCCAACAACGGCTCGGTGTGGTTCAGCTACACGCCGACCACCGACACCCGGATCCAGGCCGACACCTTCGGCAGCGACTACGACACCGTGCTCTCCGCCTGGACGGGGGAGCAGGGCTCGTTCACCCGGGTGGCCTGCAACGACGACACCAACGGCACGCAGTCACAGGTCGGCTTCGTGGTCACGGCGGGGACCACCTACCACTTCATGGTCGGGTCCTGCTGCGGTGACGGCGGCACGGGTGGGGGTTCGCTGCACTTCACCGTCACCGAGATCCAGCCGGCGGTCAACGACAATTTCGCCGACGCGCTGCCGGTCGGCGCACTGCCGTACTCGAACGTCCAGGACCTCAGCACGGCCACCGCGGAGCCCGCCGAGTCCTCGTCCTGCTTCAACTCCACCCGTACGGTGTGGTACTCGTACACGCCGACGACCACCCGCACGGTCATGGCCAGCACCGCTCCGGACTATCCCGGTATCGCCGTCTACACGGGGAGTTCGCTGAGCAACCTGTCCGAGGTGTTCTGCCGGCCCCTCTACGGCTACGCCCCGGTGACCTTCGAGGCGCAGGCCGGCACGACGTACCTGTTCCGGACCGGGGCGGACTTCGCCGAGCAGGTCACCTTCCGGCTGGAGGTCGCGCCGGACCCCACGGTCGACTTCTACTACGCCGGGGTCGACCACAATTCGTTCGACACCGTCCCCTTCTACCCCTCGGTCCACGACCCGGCCGGCCTGGGCATCGCCTCCTACGCCTGGGACTTCGGTGACGGCTCGACGTCGACCGCGACCTACCCGAGCCACCGGTTCAGCGCCGACGGCGACTACACCGTCCGGCTGACGGTGCGGACGGTCGACGGGCGGAGCGCGTCGGCCTCCGAGGTGATCGCGGTCCGTACCCACGACGTGTCGATTGTCCGACTGACCGTGCCGTCGACCGCCCGGGTCGGGCAAACCGTCGGCGTCACCGTCAACGTCCAGAACACCCGGTACGACGAGAACGTCACCGTCCGCCTCTACCGGAGCAGCCCCTCGGGCTACGTGCAGGTCGGCACCTCCACGCAGCCGGTCCCGGTGAAGGCGGCGGGCAAGACCACGGCCTTCTCGTTCTCCTACACGGTCACGGCCGACGACCAGGCCGCCGGGAAGATCACGTTCCGGGCGGTGGCCGAGCTGGTCCAGAACCGGGAGGCGCTCCCGGCGGACAATGAGCTGCTATCGACCCCGATCAAGGTCAGCTGAGCCATCAACGGTCCCGGACGGTCGGTCGCAGTGCGCCCGTACCGTCCGGGGCCGTCCCCGGGCGGACCGTGCCCCTGTCAGGCGGCGAGCACCAGCGCCAGGGAGCCGACCACCGGCGCCGCGTACAGCAGGGGGAACGGGATGTGCGAGTACGAGCGCGCCCGGAGCACGGTGACGACGGCACCGGTGAAGTAGAGCACCAGGCCGATCCCGGCCAGCACGCCGACAACCGGCACGAACAGGCCGGCCACCAGTCCCGCCGCGCCGGCGGCCTTGGCGGTGCCGAGCCAGGGCCACCACGAGCGGGGTACGCCGTAGTCGGCCAGCGGCTGCACGACCCACGGGGCGCGGAGGAAGACGGAGGCGGCGGAGAAGCCGACCATGGCGGCGGCCAGCAGGGTCACGACGACGTGCGCGGTGGACATCAGGAGCTCTCCTCGGTGTGGGCTCACCCGGGCGGGTCGTCCGGGGTTCCTCACCGCACTGACACCGGGCCGCGCCCGGTTGTGACCGGCGGTGTGACCGGCGTCCAGGAACGCCACGGATCAGCGCCGCAGCACCGGTATTCGGACACTCGGGCGGACTCGGCCCGCAGCGCCGGGCGGGATCGGTTGTATGGCCCGCGACCCGTAAAGAGGCGTTCTACGCTCTGGGCAGATGGGCCGCGCGCCTTTGCGACCTGCCACAAGTCGGGTAGTGCCGGCACCGAAATGCGCCCGCGAGGCAGGAGCCGGGTGGCTTGCCGTGTCGCGGTACGAGGGCAGAAGGTTCCCGCTCGACCTCTCATCACCTCGAACGGAAGGTGGCCACATGGCTGTCAAGACCGAAGCGCGAACGAGGACCGCAGAGATTCGGCCGTTCACGATAGAGATGCCCGAGGCGGACCTGAAGGCCCTGCGTGCGCGTATCGCGGCCACCCGCTGGCCCGAGAAGCAGACCGTCTCCGATCAGTCCCAGGGCGTACCGCTCGAGACCAGCCAGGCGCTCGCCCGCTACTGGGAGAAGGAGTACGACTGGCGCAAGGTCGAGGCGCGGCTGAACGCCCTACCGAATTTCATCACCGAGATCGACGGGCTCGACATCCACTTCCTCCACATCCGGTCGAAGCACGAGGACGCGCTGCCGCTCATCGTCACGCACGGGTGGCCGGGCTCGATCATCGAGCAACTGAAGATCATCGGCCCGCTCACCGACCCGACGGCACACGGCGCGGACGCGTCGGACGCCTTCCACCTGGTGATCCCGTCAATGCCCGGCTACGGCTTCTCGGGCAAGCCGACCACGCCCGGCTGGGACGCGGAGCACATCGCACGCGCCTGGATCGAGTTGATGAAGCGCCTCGGCTACACGCGATTCGTCGCCCAGGGCGGCGACTGGGGCGCGCTCATCACGGACCTCATCGGTCTGCAGGCGCCGCCGGAACTGCTCGGCATTCACACCAACATGCCCGGTGCGATTCCGCCCGACATCGACACGCTGCTCCAGACCGGTGTCACCGGAGCCGCCAACCCGCTGGCCTCGCTGCCGTCCAACCTCTCCGACGAGGAGAAGCGGACGTGCGAGCAGCTCGACTTCTTCTGGAAGCACTCGGCCTACGCCCTCATGATGGGGGCGCGCACGGAGACGCTGACCGGATTCGCGGATTCGCCCATCGCGCTGGCGAGCTACATGATCGACCATGACGCGGCCAGCCTGGAGCTGATCTGCCAGGCCTTCGCCGGGAAATCCGTGGGCATCACGCGGGACGACGTCCTCGACAACATCACGCTGTTCTGGCTGACCAACACGGGACTGTCCGCGGCTCGCCTCTACTGGGAGAACAAGCTCTCCTTCTTCGCCGCCAAGGGGGTTTCCGTCCCGGTTGCCGTGAGCGTCTTCCCGTGTGAGCTCTACGAGACCCCGAGAAGTTGGGCGGAGCAGGCGTATCCCAATCTCATCCACTACAACAAGCTCGACAAGGGCGGGCACTTCGCGGCCTGGGAACAGCCACAGCTCCTGTCCGAAGAGCTGCGCACCGCCTTCCGGTCGCTCCGCTAGCCGACCGGGTCCGCAGGCACGGAGACCCTCCCCGGTAGCCGGCTGCCTCCGACCGAGCAGTGCGCCCCAGGAACGGATCAAGGCCCCTCCGTGGAGGGGCCTTGATCTTTGCTTACCTCTGGTCGGGGTGGCCGGATTCGAACCGACGACCTCTTCGTCCCGAACGAAGCGCGCTACCAAGCTGCGCCACACCCCGAGGCGTGCCGACAAATAGTAGCCCACCCGGTCCGGTGGTCAAACTCGGTACCCCCTGGGCCCGGCCCGGGGCGCAGGCGCCGGGGGCTCAGCGCGGGATGAGCGTCAGCACGCTCGCCTCCGGCGGGCAGGCGAACCGCACCGGAGCGGTGGGGTGGGTGCCCAGGCCGGCGGAGACGTGCAGCCAGGAGTCCGAGCCGGGCCAGCGGTGCAGCCCGCGCGCCATCGAGCGGGGCAGCCCGCAGTTGGTCACCAGTGCCCCGTAGCCGGGCACGCAGACCTGGCCGCCGTGGGTGTGCCCGGCGAGCAGCAGGCTGAAGCCGTCCGCGGCCATCCGGTCCAGCACCGGCGGCTCGGGGGAGTGTGCGAGCGCGATCCCGAGGTCGGCTGCGGCGGCGACCGGCCCGGCGACGGCGTCGTAGTCGTCCCGCTCGATGTGCGGGTCGTCCACGCCGACCAGCTCCACCAGGCGGCCGCCGGCCTTCACCGACGTCCGGGCGTTGTTGAGGTCCGCCCAGCCGGCCGCGGTGAACACGTCCCGCAGTTCCTCGTGCGGCAGCTCGACGCCCTCGGTGTACTCCCGGTCGGGCAGGAAGTAGGTGAACGGGTTCTTCCAGACCGGCCCGGTGTAGTCGTTCGACCCGAAGACGAAGGCGCCCGGGTAGTCGAGCAGCGGTTGCAGGGCCCGCAGCACTCCTCCGACGGCGTCGGGGTGGGCCATGTTGTCGCCGGTGACCACCACCAGGTCCGGGTCGAGGGCGGCCAGCGACGCCACCCACTGCTGCTTGCGTGCCTGGTCGGGCATCATGTGCAGGTCCGACAGGTGCAGCACGCGCAGCGGCTCCGCGTCGGCCGGCAGCACCGGCACGTCGTACCGCCGCAGGGTGAACATGTTGCGCTCGATGAGCGACGCGTACGCCAGGGTGGCCGCGCCCGCGGCGACGGTTCCGGCGGCAAGGCGGAATAGTGTGCGCTTTCGCATGCCGTTCAGGGTAGTTTGACCGTCCATGAGCACGCTGAAGGACCGCCTCACTGCCGACATGCGCGCCGCTCTCAAGGCGCGCGACGAGCTGACCACCTCCACCCTGCGGATGGCCCTCGCGGCCGTCGGCACCGCCGAGGTCGCCGGCAAGGCCAAGCGCGAGCTCACCGACGACGAGGTGCTCGCGGTGCTGACCAAGGAGGCGAAGAAGCGGCGCGAGGCCGCCACCGCCTTCGCCGAGGCCGGCCGGGGTGAGCAGGCCGCCAAGGAGACCGCCGAGGGCGAGGTGCTGGACCGCTACCTGCCCAAGCAGCTCTCCGACGACGAGCTGGCCGAGCTGGTCGCGGGGGCGCTCGCGGCCGGCGGCTTCACCGGCAAGGCGCAGATGGGCCCGGCCATGAAGGCGGCCCAGGCCGCGGTGGCCGGCCAGGCCGAGGGGGGCCGGGTGGCCGCCGAGGTACGCCGACAGCTCGGCCTCTGACCCACGTACGCGAAACGGGCGGGCACCCTCGAAAGGGTGCCCGCCCGTCGTTCGTGCGGAGGTCAGCCGCGGGGCCGAGGAGGTCGGCCCGTTGTCGGCGGGGTGGCGGTGCCGCCGGGGCCCGTGGTCGTCCCGGGCGGGGTGCCGCCGCCACTGCTCACCTGGATGGTGACCACGCCGCCCTTGATGGTCCGGCCCTCCGGGCTGGTGCCGGCGGCCTTGCCCGCCGGGCAGCTCGACGCGACCTTGACGTCCGAGACGACCGCCTCGAAGCCGGCCCCGTTGATCCGGGACTTGGCGGCGTCCAGGTCCTGGCAGGTCACGCTGGGGATGGAGCGCTGGTCGCCCTCGGAGATCTTCTTGCCGGGCGGCTCGAAGTTGATCCGCTCCTTGCCCTTCATCGCGTCCCGCAGCGTCTCCCAGACCGGCGGGTTGATGCCGTCGGGCTCGTTGTGCTTCATCTTGACGTTGGTCTGCGGCCAGTCCGGGTCGGCCATGATGCCGGCGACCGCGTACTGCTTGGTCATCGCGACCAGGGCGGCGGTCTTCTCCGAGTCGGTGGTGCCGGACTTGCCGGCCACCGGCGCGTTGACGATCGTCTTGACCTGGCGGGCGGTACGGCTGTTGCCGCACTTGCTGGTGGAGGAGTTGTCACCGACCGGGCAGCGGGCGGCGTCCACGGCGGCCCGGGCCACCTCGGTGCTGACCCGCTTCTCGCAGCGCGGGTTGGCGATGTCGAGCTTGTTGCCCTCCGGGTCCCTGATCTCCTGCACCGGGATCGGCTCGCAGTACTTGCCGTCCGCGGCGAGGGTCGCGTACGCGTTGGCCAGCTCCAGCGGGGTGGTCTGCGAGACGCCCAGGGTGAACGCGCCCCACTGGTGCGCCGCGTCCTTGGTGCCGGCGAACTTGGCGTCGTTGGCGGCCCGGAACTGGATGCCGAGGCGCTTCGCCACGTCGACCACGTTCTCCCCCCCGACCTGCTGCTGGAGCGGGACGAAGTAGGTGTTGATCGACTGGGAGAAGGCGCTCCACATGTTCAGCACGCCGCCGGCCTTGCCGGTCGAGTTGGTCGGGCAGTAGAAGTGCGTGCCCGGGCAGGCGGCCGGGGAGCTGCTGTCGATGATGTATTCCGACTTGAACTTCGCCTGCGCGTTGATGGTGTAGCTGAGCGGGATGCCCTTCTCCAGGGCGGCGACGATGGTGAAGATCTTGAAGGTCGAGCCCGCCTGGTAGCCGGTGATGCCCTGACCGCCGGTGAGCAGCGGGTTCACCGTGGCCGGGTAGTTGCCCCGGATCTTCTTCTTCGCCTTCGCCGGGTCGCTGGAGATCTTGTTCTTCGGGTTCTTCGGATCGTCGATCTTGAAGGACCGGTTCACCGCGAGCGCCCGGACCCGACCGGTGCCCGGCTCCACCACGGCGACCATGGCGGCCTCC comes from Micromonospora purpureochromogenes and encodes:
- a CDS encoding right-handed parallel beta-helix repeat-containing protein, which produces MTTRNTLARLAVVPLIGGAGLVGPAAPAMGATPAPVAQAAAAPGTELHVSSKYCSPTGTRDGSPAAPFCTIQAASDVAGPGQTVLVHPGTYQENVSFTRSGTADAPIIFRAVPMPNDPVRVGKYGTTAEMGAIIVVAEAHDVVIEGFDVYGESRADGVAVIDSSRISLDQLTVHGASDGATGVNVSGVSDDVRITRSIISNGGGATVDLDPGATNVTVAGNQLLGHGLLATMSPGVTVTGNTVVTNCRVGIDLYAGSTGASVRNNIVQTSSSRQTCPEPSWAPGIRVDASSERDTTADHNLVDPASGGPLYTWHGDEHATLASFTAATGQGGHDVAADPLLTKVQGSWAGWYRTKTGSPARDSADAGARGALDSDLLDNAYADDPGVTNTGTGSGYRDRGAVEAQGTQVTQPQYLRRKPGGGPMDVVAGGSLRTSWTVERERAKYAYQFYGDRYWHVTDASSLERTVRRAGRICVQVLGTTSNFRIANSYAASPCTVVGARFTPVTPTRLLDTRSGLGTTSTKPLGQNGTLLLPVSSVAGVSGEDITALVLNVTVTQPTDPGFITVYPYGGLPNASNVNFVAGETVPNQVTVPVTNGYIAFTHTGVGEVHLVADLQGFYTGSGSGFAPTAPVRMLDTRQGTAGPIAANTTRTLDLSAKVPAGATAAVLNVTVTKPTANGVLKLFPYGTAVPVASNLNFVTGQTIPNLVTVPVVDGKVSIRNASSGTTHVVADLAGWFSPAATQTFVPIAPTRLLDTRDSGFPLGAWSSIGVEPAVAEKTCTPACPAPTALVGNLTVTRPTAAGVLIAYPGGQQRPTASNVNFVAGETASNAAVVATGWGVDVWNSSPGTTHVIVDQSGYFIGPAS
- a CDS encoding right-handed parallel beta-helix repeat-containing protein; translation: MRKRGLAQLALIPVVASLGLIGPASPATAVTQASASAGEVYVNNKDCTPDADGSTEKPYCTIGAAAAVAQPGQTVLVQPGDYRETVTFDRSGTVDAPITYRAVNSPDGEVRVGYHYTLTDTIFRLVGVHDVVLEGFLTSTGGSSSTVVVDRSARITLDGLGVFNPFEAPALVRLTGGSSDVTVRRSWLRGLGGAAGVAVEPGVTGTVLTGNALEDARIDVTDAPGTVVTGNTVVTECDVAIQVAGVSPGVRLHNNVVQTAGGPEYDPQPCDAPSRATAISVSPESSAGSTSDHNLIGSRSGGVPYRWGGTTHETLDAFRAATGQGGHDILDPVLLDRRGQSRGWWELESGSPGLDSADADAPGVLRTDLLGNPHANLPHVPNTGTGNGYHDRGAVEWVGQGKVGATGFRRVLGGGFLDTEATAVPTYEYPTDGPGGSVAFKFTGDRYWRVGTAGSLRHTFRRAGSVVMNARVDFIGFRAADLSTKSRAGNASVGPLFTVVGSLYQPVAPTRVLDTRAAVGVATRTPVPGNSEVVLAIPGIGGVPAADITAVVLNVTATQPTSAGFLTVYPDGVKLPDASNVNFVPKETVPNLVTVPMSNGKLRIRNTGSGTVHVVADLQGWYGAKGSGLRTLAPTRMLDTRAGTAGPFPANTTRQVDLSGKLPAGATAAILNVTVTRPTANGVLKVFPAGSAVPVASNLNFVTGQTIPNLVTVPVVAGKVSIHNASSGTTHVIADLAGYYGSAASGAVDGYVPLDPYRIVDTRASIGLDGRGYGGPLQPYEKVGFLPWYVQTACPATCATPTAAVFNMTATRPSAPGVLTAYPRTGAASPTASNVNFVAGETAANMAVVRAGTGGEIAVYHNSNGGTELIVDQAGFFIAPLS
- a CDS encoding PKD domain-containing protein, with product MVRRHIARLVVAFTGVIALLVAVPTAAVAAPGNDDFTAATRVGSLPYSMTLDTSGATSDGTDPTGCSNNGSVWFSYTPTTDTRIQADTFGSDYDTVLSAWTGEQGSFTRVACNDDTNGTQSQVGFVVTAGTTYHFMVGSCCGDGGTGGGSLHFTVTEIQPAVNDNFADALPVGALPYSNVQDLSTATAEPAESSSCFNSTRTVWYSYTPTTTRTVMASTAPDYPGIAVYTGSSLSNLSEVFCRPLYGYAPVTFEAQAGTTYLFRTGADFAEQVTFRLEVAPDPTVDFYYAGVDHNSFDTVPFYPSVHDPAGLGIASYAWDFGDGSTSTATYPSHRFSADGDYTVRLTVRTVDGRSASASEVIAVRTHDVSIVRLTVPSTARVGQTVGVTVNVQNTRYDENVTVRLYRSSPSGYVQVGTSTQPVPVKAAGKTTAFSFSYTVTADDQAAGKITFRAVAELVQNREALPADNELLSTPIKVS
- a CDS encoding DoxX family protein, which codes for MSTAHVVVTLLAAAMVGFSAASVFLRAPWVVQPLADYGVPRSWWPWLGTAKAAGAAGLVAGLFVPVVGVLAGIGLVLYFTGAVVTVLRARSYSHIPFPLLYAAPVVGSLALVLAA
- a CDS encoding epoxide hydrolase family protein yields the protein MAVKTEARTRTAEIRPFTIEMPEADLKALRARIAATRWPEKQTVSDQSQGVPLETSQALARYWEKEYDWRKVEARLNALPNFITEIDGLDIHFLHIRSKHEDALPLIVTHGWPGSIIEQLKIIGPLTDPTAHGADASDAFHLVIPSMPGYGFSGKPTTPGWDAEHIARAWIELMKRLGYTRFVAQGGDWGALITDLIGLQAPPELLGIHTNMPGAIPPDIDTLLQTGVTGAANPLASLPSNLSDEEKRTCEQLDFFWKHSAYALMMGARTETLTGFADSPIALASYMIDHDAASLELICQAFAGKSVGITRDDVLDNITLFWLTNTGLSAARLYWENKLSFFAAKGVSVPVAVSVFPCELYETPRSWAEQAYPNLIHYNKLDKGGHFAAWEQPQLLSEELRTAFRSLR
- a CDS encoding metallophosphoesterase, with product MRKRTLFRLAAGTVAAGAATLAYASLIERNMFTLRRYDVPVLPADAEPLRVLHLSDLHMMPDQARKQQWVASLAALDPDLVVVTGDNMAHPDAVGGVLRALQPLLDYPGAFVFGSNDYTGPVWKNPFTYFLPDREYTEGVELPHEELRDVFTAAGWADLNNARTSVKAGGRLVELVGVDDPHIERDDYDAVAGPVAAAADLGIALAHSPEPPVLDRMAADGFSLLLAGHTHGGQVCVPGYGALVTNCGLPRSMARGLHRWPGSDSWLHVSAGLGTHPTAPVRFACPPEASVLTLIPR